The following coding sequences lie in one Nycticebus coucang isolate mNycCou1 chromosome 20, mNycCou1.pri, whole genome shotgun sequence genomic window:
- the LOC128572928 gene encoding T-complex protein 11 X-linked protein 2-like yields the protein MPKSEETVLQNDPNEAKCGAHNSETSEKNQEEEDFCLNNYSPRLIETINEVSRMSIAHEIMVNQDFYMEENVLSPNSLEDRFMETLYNVFWDHLREQLLSNPPEFTCALELMTEVKEVLLSLLLPRHIHLKNEIKEVLDMDLLKQEAEHGALDVSRLSNYILSLMTLLCAPVRDEAVKKLQSITDPVQLLRGIFHVLGLMKMDMANYTIQSIRPYLQEYSIQYERAKFQELLDKQPNLLDYTKKWLTKAATDLITPCLDSPDIPSSSSMACSTPDKAAKNSDPPNPIMVLYQGYLNLLLWDPKNEEFPETLLMDRIRVQEMGSHLRHLTILASVLLVARSFSGSILFNSPGFVDKLKCITKAVTEEFNSKPEEAMLNVSEQVSQEIHCGLKDLGFTALSSENTVCLIGQLQNITKKENRVRSIIDQRLLLFLKCCLVRGMQESLLHFPEGLNHIEGELTELGRKFVKLMHHNQQVFGPYYAEILKNVDTLVQAQETEVEPI from the coding sequence ATGCCCAAGAGTGAGGAAACTGTACTCCAAAATGATCCTAATGAAGCAAAGTGTGGAGCCCATAATTctgaaacatcagagaagaacCAAGAAGAGGAAGACTTCTGTTTAAATAACTACTCTCCTCGTCTAATAGAAACAATTAACGAAGTTTCCAGGATGAGCATTGCTCATGAAATCATGGTAAATCAAGATTTCTACATGGAAGAGAATGTTTTATCTCCAAACAGTCTGGAAGACAGGTTCATGGAGACATTGTACAATGTTTTTTGGGACCATTTAAGAGAACAACTCTTGAGTAATCCTCCCGAATTCACTTGTGCTCTTGAACTTATGACAGAAGTTAAGGAGGTTTTGCTATCACTGCTATTACCACGCCACATCCAcctaaaaaatgagattaaagaagTTCTGGACATGGATCTCCTCAAGCAAGAAGCAGAACATGGAGCCCTAGATGTCTCTCGTCTCTCTAACTACATTCTTAGTTTGATGACCCTGCTATGTGCACCAGTTCGAGATGAAGCAGTAAAGAAACTACAGAGCATAACAGATCCAGTACAGTTACTGAGGGGCATCTTCCATGTTCTGGGCCTAATGAAAATGGACATGGCGAACTATACCATCCAGAGCATTCGACCCTACCTGCAGGAATATTCCATCCAGTATGAAAGAGCTAAATTCCAGGAACTCCTTGACAAACAACCCAATCTCCTTGATTACACCAAGAAATGGCTaaccaaagcagccacagacctCATTACACCATGTCTGGATTCTCCTGACATCCCCAGCTCCTCCAGCATGGCCTGTTCAACTCCAGACAAGGCAGCTAAGAATTCAGATCCTCCCAATCCCATAATGGTGCTATACCAGGGCTACCTGAATCTCCTCCTCTGGGATCCTAAAAATGAAGAAttccctgagactctgctgatGGACAGAATCCGGGTCCAGGAAATGGGGTCCCATTTGCGCCACTTGACTATATTGGCCTCAGTCTTACTAGTGGCTAGAAGTTTCTCTGGTTCAATTTTATTCAACTCACCTGGATTTGTGGATAAACTGAAATGCATAACCAAGGCTGTGACTGAGGAATTTAACTCCAAGCCTGAAGAAGCTATGTTGAATGTGAGTGAACAGGTGTCTCAGGAAATTCATTGTGGCCTCAAGGACCTGGGCTTTACTGCCCTAAGCAGTGAAAACACAGTATGTCTTATAGGACAACTCCAGAAcatcaccaagaaagaaaaccGTGTCCGTAGTATCATTGATCAGCGcctccttttgtttctcaaatgctGTTTGGTTCGTGGCATGCAGGAGTCTCTGCTACACTTCCCTGAAGGCCTTAATCACATCGAAGGAGAGTTGACAGAACTAGGCCGGAAGTTTGTCAAGCTGATGCATCATAATCAGCAGGTATTTGGCCCATACTATGCTGAGATCCTAAAAAATGTCGATACTCTAGTTCAAGCACAAGAAACAGAAGTGGAACCTATCTGA